A genomic region of Pyrus communis chromosome 14, drPyrComm1.1, whole genome shotgun sequence contains the following coding sequences:
- the LOC137715281 gene encoding mitogen-activated protein kinase homolog NTF6-like, whose protein sequence is MESENIEANQANKEGISLYGGKYVQYNILGNLFEVSAKYAPPIHPVGRGAYGIVCCATNSETKEEVAIKKIGNAFDNRIDAKRTLREIKLLCHMDHDNVVKIKDIIKPADREKFNDVYIVYELMDTDLNQIIHSSQALTDDHCQYFLYQLLRGLKYIHSANVLHRDLKPSNLLLNANCDLKICDFGLARTTSETDFMTEYVVTRWYRAPELLLNCSEYTAAIDIWSVGCIFMEILRREPLFPGKDYVQQLSLITELLGSPDDSDLGFLRSDNARKYVKQLPHVPKQPFAEKIPNVSPLAIDLAERMLVFDPSKRITVEEALNHPFLSSLHEINEEPICPSPFVFDFEQASLDEEDIKELIWRESLHFNPDNMLG, encoded by the exons atGGAGTCTGAGAATATTGAAGCTAAtcaagcaaacaaagaagggatTTCTCTGTACGGAGGCAAGTATGTACAGTACAACATTCTGGGTAATCTGTTTGAAGTCTCCGCCAAATATGCCCCTCCTATTCATCCAGTCGGTCGCGGTGCATACGGCATCGTCTG CTGTGCAACAAACTCTGAAACAAAAGAAGAGGTTGCAATCAAGAAAATTGGGAATGCATTTGACAATAGGATCGATGCGAAAAGGACGCTTCGAGAGATAAAGCTCCTTTGTCATATGGATCATGACAAT GTTGTCAAAATTAAGGACATCATAAAGCCGGCAGATAGGGAAAAGTTCAATGATGTTTACATTGTATATGAATTGATGGATACTGACTTGAATCAGATAATACACTCTAGCCAGGCTTTGACAGATGATCATTGTCAG TATTTCTTGTATCAATTACTGCGGGGATTGAAGTACATACACTCTGCAAATGTTTTGCACCGTGACCTGAAACCAAGTAACCTGCTTCTCAATGCAAATTGTGACCTTAAGATTTGTGACTTTGGGCTTGCAAGAACTACATCAGAGACAGATTTCATGACAGAATATGTTGTAACTCGTTGGTATCGAGCCCCTGAGTTACTACTCAACTGTTCAGAATACACTGCAGCAATTGATATTTGGTCAGTAGGGTGCATCTTCATGGAGATTCTTAGGAGGGAACCACTGTTTCCTGGTAAAGACTATGTTCAGCAGTTGAGTCTCATAACTGAG CTGCTAGGTTCACCAGATGATTCAGATCTTGGCTTTTTAAGAAGTGATAATGCTAGGAAGTATGTTAAGCAGCTCCCACATGTCCCAAAGCAACCCTTTGCCGAGAAAATCCCAAATGTCTCGCCACTGGCAATTGATCTTGCAGAAAGAATGCTAGTTTTTGATCCAAGCAAACGTATTACTG TGGAGGAAGCACTGAACCATCCATTTTTATCAAGTCTTCACGAGATCAATGAGGAGCCTATCTGCCCATCTCCATTCGTCTTTGACTTTGAGCAGGCATCCCTGGATGAAGAAGATATAAAGGAGCTTATATGGAGGGAGTCTCTACACTTCAATCCAGACAATATGTTGGGATAA